A single region of the Gephyromycinifex aptenodytis genome encodes:
- the purM gene encoding phosphoribosylformylglycinamidine cyclo-ligase gives MTVPEPITYASAGVDVEAGDRAVELMKASVRRAQRPEVLGGLGGFAGMFDAAALRGMRHPVLATSTDGVGTKVAIAQAMDRHDTIGFDLVGMVVDDIVVCGAEPLFMTDYIACGKVVPERIAAIVSGIAAACAQAGVALIGGETAEHPGLLGESEYDCAGAATGVVEHDEVLTPARVQVGDAVVALASSGLHSNGYSLVRAVFSAAGWDYERPVAELGCLLGEELLTPTRVYAKDLLALIRTDGIDIHALSHVTGGGLAANLARVLPQGVRARLDRGTWAPPAIFDLVRDVGNVPVPDLERTLNMGVGFVAVLPAEQADAAVRRAAALDLPAWILGEVVDGATDPDPDAPVVAGAKGVDGGAVQLVGAHRS, from the coding sequence ATGACCGTGCCCGAGCCCATCACTTATGCATCTGCAGGCGTGGACGTCGAGGCCGGTGATCGTGCTGTCGAGTTGATGAAAGCCTCCGTCCGGCGTGCCCAACGTCCGGAGGTCCTAGGCGGTCTCGGCGGCTTCGCCGGGATGTTCGATGCAGCAGCGCTGCGCGGGATGCGCCACCCGGTCCTGGCGACCAGCACCGACGGGGTCGGCACCAAGGTCGCGATCGCACAGGCGATGGACCGCCACGACACGATCGGCTTCGATCTGGTCGGCATGGTGGTCGATGACATCGTCGTGTGCGGGGCCGAGCCGTTGTTCATGACCGACTACATCGCCTGCGGCAAGGTGGTGCCAGAGCGCATCGCGGCCATCGTGTCCGGGATCGCGGCGGCCTGTGCACAGGCCGGCGTCGCGCTGATCGGTGGCGAGACCGCCGAGCACCCCGGATTGTTGGGGGAGTCGGAGTACGACTGCGCGGGGGCAGCCACCGGTGTGGTTGAGCACGACGAGGTACTGACCCCGGCGCGGGTCCAGGTCGGCGATGCAGTGGTGGCGCTGGCCTCCAGTGGGCTGCATTCCAACGGCTACTCACTGGTGCGCGCGGTGTTCTCCGCTGCCGGGTGGGACTACGAGCGCCCGGTGGCCGAGCTGGGTTGCCTGCTCGGGGAGGAACTACTCACCCCGACCCGGGTCTATGCCAAGGACCTCTTGGCGCTCATCCGTACAGACGGCATCGATATACACGCGCTGTCGCACGTGACCGGCGGCGGGTTGGCTGCCAACCTGGCGCGGGTGTTGCCGCAGGGGGTGCGGGCCCGGTTGGATCGTGGCACATGGGCCCCGCCGGCGATCTTCGATCTGGTCCGCGACGTGGGTAACGTGCCCGTGCCTGACCTGGAGCGCACCCTGAACATGGGGGTCGGCTTCGTTGCGGTGCTTCCGGCGGAGCAGGCCGATGCCGCGGTGCGCCGCGCCGCCGCGCTGGACCTGCCGGCGTGGATCCTCGGCGAGGTCGTGGACGGCGCCACCGATCCGGACCCTGACGCGCCGGTGGTGGCAGGGGCCAAGGGTGTCGACGGCGGTGCGGTGCAACTCGTGGGGGCTCATCGGAGCTGA
- a CDS encoding DUF3073 domain-containing protein, with translation MGRGRAKAKQTKVARELKYFSPDTDLRALERELHGSQPKGWQRESEHDERSDDPYDDWATGNR, from the coding sequence ATGGGGCGCGGCCGAGCTAAAGCCAAGCAGACCAAGGTCGCCCGGGAGCTGAAATACTTCAGCCCGGACACCGACCTGCGCGCGCTTGAGCGCGAGCTGCACGGATCCCAGCCGAAGGGTTGGCAGCGCGAGTCGGAGCACGACGAACGCAGCGACGACCCTTACGACGACTGGGCCACCGGCAACCGCTGA
- a CDS encoding BldC family transcriptional regulator, with amino-acid sequence MRLTEQPESSEALLTPAEVAALFRVDPKTVTRWAVAGKLASLRTLGGHRRYRAAEVYALLAEAGGQGAPAREAAPEPL; translated from the coding sequence ATGCGGCTAACCGAACAGCCCGAATCCAGTGAAGCTCTGTTGACCCCTGCCGAAGTGGCAGCGCTGTTCAGGGTGGACCCCAAGACGGTGACTCGATGGGCGGTAGCCGGCAAGCTCGCCTCGCTGCGCACTCTGGGTGGGCATCGCAGATATCGCGCTGCTGAGGTCTACGCCCTACTGGCTGAGGCTGGAGGCCAGGGCGCACCCGCCCGCGAGGCCGCACCTGAGCCGCTCTGA
- the csrA gene encoding carbon storage regulator CsrA encodes MLVLSRRPQQSLLIGHDVVVTVLEVNGDTVRIGIKAPADVDIHREEIYRDLQRANQDSSTARPGSAAALARRMQSGGKASQDSDS; translated from the coding sequence GTGCTCGTCCTATCCCGCCGCCCGCAGCAGAGCCTGCTTATCGGCCATGACGTTGTTGTCACTGTTCTCGAGGTCAACGGCGACACGGTGCGTATCGGCATCAAAGCTCCCGCCGACGTCGACATTCACCGCGAAGAGATCTATCGCGATCTTCAGCGGGCCAACCAGGATTCGTCCACGGCCCGACCCGGATCGGCCGCGGCACTTGCTCGCCGGATGCAATCCGGCGGGAAAGCGTCGCAGGACAGCGACTCCTGA
- the fliW gene encoding flagellar assembly protein FliW: protein MTATTDTTTSVELNLPHGLVGFPLAQRFRLSESEGGLYDMQCVDIPDMAFVVIAPSPFFPDYSPVIDPETAERLELSSPEDALVLLLVNLGSDTEEPGANLLAPVVVNRHTKQAVQVVLVDQDLPLRATLPVD from the coding sequence ATGACTGCGACCACGGACACGACGACGAGCGTCGAGCTCAACTTGCCCCACGGCCTCGTGGGATTCCCGCTGGCCCAGCGGTTCCGCCTGAGCGAGTCGGAGGGCGGGCTGTATGACATGCAGTGCGTCGACATCCCCGACATGGCCTTCGTCGTTATTGCGCCAAGCCCCTTTTTCCCTGACTACTCACCGGTGATCGACCCCGAGACCGCTGAGCGCTTGGAGTTGTCCTCGCCGGAGGACGCGCTCGTGCTGCTCCTGGTGAACCTGGGCAGCGACACCGAGGAGCCGGGCGCGAATCTTCTTGCGCCAGTAGTGGTTAACCGCCACACAAAGCAGGCCGTTCAGGTCGTGCTGGTCGACCAGGACCTGCCGCTTCGAGCCACCCTTCCCGTCGACTGA
- a CDS encoding flagellar protein FlgN, with protein MNAPPSDAALEGLSNLSAGLWRIQELLELLTYKLEVQHVLIESGRSRWMGRSTHEIEAVLAEMREAELMRAVDAGPVCAALGLDQDTPLSEIAAAAPAPWDHVLDEHRAALTKATHELSTLSRSNSEMLEASYKAVQETLDRFNHGSEGSTYTATGAREGGRGRYLFDQKT; from the coding sequence ATGAACGCGCCACCTTCCGACGCTGCCCTTGAAGGGCTTTCAAACCTGTCCGCAGGTCTGTGGCGGATCCAGGAACTTCTGGAGCTGCTGACCTACAAACTCGAGGTGCAGCACGTTCTCATCGAGAGCGGGCGATCCCGCTGGATGGGTCGTTCCACTCATGAGATCGAAGCCGTCCTCGCCGAAATGCGCGAGGCGGAACTCATGCGCGCCGTCGATGCCGGCCCGGTGTGTGCCGCGCTCGGCCTCGACCAGGACACCCCTCTCTCCGAGATCGCTGCGGCTGCCCCGGCACCCTGGGATCACGTCCTCGACGAGCATCGGGCGGCGCTGACCAAGGCCACCCACGAGCTGTCGACCTTGAGTAGGTCGAACAGCGAGATGCTCGAAGCCAGTTACAAAGCGGTTCAGGAAACCCTCGACCGCTTCAACCACGGCTCCGAAGGGTCCACCTACACCGCCACAGGGGCGCGTGAGGGTGGCCGGGGCCGATACCTCTTCGATCAGAAGACCTAA
- a CDS encoding sigma-70 family RNA polymerase sigma factor yields the protein MDELCRAHLPLVHFEVRAISARLPGHVFTDDLVSAGMAALAMAAKSFDASLGVPFGRYAVRRIRGALLDELRSADWATRSLRAKVRRRDVVHDGLAAQLGRRPSDAETAEALGCSVAELERLDADLHSSVVLRLDVITDSVGADSVLPSTADTPEVALVARERAAYLRDAIEVLPQRLQVVVRGCFFDDRPMRELAEELGVTESRISQMRAEALKLLRDGMNAQLAPELVEEPVNAGGAVARRKAAYYAQIAARSSYRDRLTLPAGVTEVPTTSHIAG from the coding sequence ATGGATGAGTTGTGTCGTGCTCATCTTCCGTTGGTGCATTTTGAGGTTCGTGCGATTTCGGCTCGTTTGCCTGGGCATGTGTTCACTGATGATTTGGTGAGTGCGGGGATGGCGGCGTTGGCGATGGCTGCGAAGAGTTTTGATGCGTCGTTGGGTGTGCCGTTTGGTCGGTATGCGGTGCGGCGGATTCGTGGTGCGTTGTTGGATGAGTTGCGTAGTGCGGATTGGGCGACGCGTAGCTTGCGGGCGAAGGTGCGTCGTCGGGATGTTGTTCATGATGGGTTGGCTGCGCAGTTGGGTCGGCGTCCCAGTGATGCTGAGACGGCGGAGGCGTTGGGGTGTTCGGTTGCTGAGTTGGAGCGGCTGGATGCTGATCTGCATTCGTCGGTGGTGTTGCGGTTGGATGTGATTACCGATTCGGTGGGTGCTGATTCGGTGTTGCCCAGTACTGCGGACACTCCTGAGGTGGCGTTGGTTGCGCGGGAGCGTGCGGCGTATCTGCGGGATGCGATTGAGGTGTTGCCGCAGCGGTTGCAGGTGGTGGTTCGTGGGTGTTTCTTCGACGATCGTCCGATGCGGGAGTTGGCCGAGGAGTTGGGGGTGACGGAGTCTCGGATCTCTCAGATGCGGGCTGAGGCGTTGAAGTTGTTGCGGGATGGGATGAATGCGCAGTTGGCTCCGGAGTTGGTGGAGGAGCCGGTGAATGCTGGTGGGGCGGTGGCTCGTCGGAAGGCGGCTTATTACGCTCAGATCGCGGCGCGTTCCTCGTATCGGGATCGGTTGACGTTGCCTGCGGGTGTCACCGAGGTGCCCACCACCTCCCACATCGCCGGCTGA
- a CDS encoding methyltransferase domain-containing protein, whose protein sequence is MFVFGVCIDSPDLFDRHCLPAIAAYGGADATLITSPDLPVATTYNDILASTLDLEGVEAVVLLRDDVEITDPHFRSKVRAAFAEDPHLAVLGPGGQTHWWQERAGSSSAAHAPTDSSLPSPLREVDYVDGSCLVLRPSVAAKLRFDDHAFPGPTGFDIDFCARARAAGLKVALAPLDVEHHAEPGGEEGYRAAAAVWQGRRAKNVGRDTLERALAAIEGTHVGPERYGELPAVAGPPEGYYEFRHPTVVESLPPTTSRVLQLGCGAGTLGAEITRAIGARVTGLDSDMAPLHHARRQLDRVIEIDLNRIADLPCEQGSFDAIVAADILDRLVDPEKTLRAVLPYLSAEGVLVATIPNIKHWSVVLPLLVQDRFEYSDAGILHRGALRFFTMVETLAMLGRLGMARIEVCGAEEMPLSQPDRIEPLVACIATYGTDPNEARTMLNAYEYVVLARRS, encoded by the coding sequence ATGTTCGTCTTCGGGGTGTGCATCGACTCACCCGATCTGTTCGACCGCCACTGTCTACCGGCTATCGCCGCCTACGGCGGCGCCGACGCCACCCTCATCACCTCACCTGATCTGCCGGTGGCCACCACCTATAACGACATCCTCGCCTCGACCCTGGATTTGGAGGGCGTCGAAGCCGTCGTGCTACTGCGCGACGATGTCGAGATCACCGACCCGCACTTCCGCAGCAAGGTGCGGGCCGCCTTCGCCGAGGACCCTCACCTGGCCGTGCTCGGCCCCGGCGGCCAAACCCACTGGTGGCAGGAGCGCGCGGGTTCATCCAGTGCCGCCCACGCCCCGACTGACTCCTCGTTGCCCTCGCCGTTGCGGGAGGTGGACTATGTGGACGGCTCCTGCCTGGTGTTACGCCCCAGCGTGGCCGCGAAACTGCGCTTCGACGATCACGCCTTCCCCGGTCCCACCGGGTTCGACATCGACTTCTGCGCTCGAGCGCGTGCTGCCGGCCTGAAGGTGGCGCTGGCGCCCCTGGACGTCGAGCACCACGCCGAACCGGGCGGGGAAGAGGGATACCGGGCCGCCGCGGCCGTCTGGCAAGGGCGGCGCGCCAAGAACGTCGGCCGGGACACCCTGGAGCGAGCGTTGGCAGCGATCGAGGGCACGCATGTCGGCCCCGAACGCTACGGCGAACTGCCGGCTGTGGCGGGCCCGCCCGAGGGATACTACGAATTCCGGCATCCCACGGTGGTGGAGAGCCTTCCGCCCACCACCTCACGGGTGCTTCAGCTCGGTTGCGGCGCCGGCACCCTGGGCGCGGAGATCACCCGAGCCATCGGCGCGCGCGTCACCGGCCTGGACTCCGACATGGCGCCGCTGCACCATGCCCGCCGCCAACTCGACCGTGTCATCGAGATCGACCTCAACCGGATCGCTGACCTGCCGTGCGAGCAGGGCAGCTTCGATGCCATCGTGGCCGCTGACATTCTCGACCGGCTCGTCGACCCGGAGAAGACGCTGCGAGCCGTGCTGCCGTACTTGTCGGCAGAAGGCGTGCTGGTCGCCACCATCCCCAACATCAAGCACTGGTCGGTCGTGCTGCCCCTGCTGGTGCAGGACCGGTTCGAGTACAGCGACGCCGGGATCCTGCATCGCGGAGCGCTGCGCTTCTTCACGATGGTCGAAACGCTGGCCATGCTCGGCCGGTTGGGGATGGCCCGCATCGAGGTGTGTGGCGCTGAAGAGATGCCGTTGAGCCAACCGGATCGGATCGAGCCGCTGGTGGCCTGCATCGCCACCTACGGCACCGACCCGAACGAGGCCCGGACCATGCTCAACGCCTACGAATACGTGGTGCTGGCCCGCCGGTCTTGA